The Sesamum indicum cultivar Zhongzhi No. 13 linkage group LG1, S_indicum_v1.0, whole genome shotgun sequence genome includes a window with the following:
- the LOC105171223 gene encoding protein EMBRYONIC FLOWER 1: MDKSIVAVDESHRRSDSLASASKSLGSLVQINSIAIDISCAMEEIESPAHEHFSIRGFVAGMRQKDRKMCSLFASEGDAVVDNLPPLSVPRFRWWQCTNCVPDISAERPTPEMPLRDRSNAGTSSCLNIDGGKDGLFSHNIQNTGDEHRSRDAGDEKDNSPSNKIIIYNPWCTEGHKATTSIKEKKNVGDNEGGNPCECSIEANRFQIRERHNDTAAENPSATVDEPENASSGSDGAFSALPHRRKPKLRSLADIMEEENNSTSDHPRVRSTSSSGMQVKSTEMEADLDPQLQFDVPTDVAKGSKSPQRKRKAAALEEDRGPLEMTYAIGTAKRSKGPIPEAEKTCRRVEISDSESERDVPTRLDLRLSARTQQIKPRKQKALDMSRKTRQNNVDNRTVTIREVPKINSGHSATQKHAIAAETGLGSTVHVPSTLGGETGPYFGSFLSGQQMDRLSNLSKSKRPEVEADHSPLMPPSKNILGDCNIQGKVALDLSLSSYMGAEINSNHQVSFRQPRGIPDLNESFTEKTSIAQGKQLPTLPENRSLTLHKNMEMSASCSKEMAREGKRQLGVSEPQVVQNMDNNLEPGGAQDDIPMEIVELLAKNQRERALGNPRKHLLPEEINNSIRGSPAVYVDGRPGMTNFPFTNTRSGVTVGSGKTGVGQGVLNFHQVKNCQLDMGHLDESQFRLFSSFTSSQQRKTQYSATNSIVSGPRPSEGADLLWPPRRKNVPFHLSINQNHSIQPNGLGLHPFSDQRYKGKTITDTKVDGKKSLRDQSSVKEGRIGSNPKSVGSLDAYSNDTIPAMQLLSLMDRGIVSGSSFKVGPNGFLDKTFSPCNHHPRLNRNENQNDQFIGASFFSQSSHTKDFPGLLNGVCFSGESLKKSYLQGQMHPEQGNSKAVNLEGPSNLVTRPSRGNQSLGVCTLNRNPADFSIPDARNEFTISAKDLKSRRRNALKERSHLVNMESQKRQRARKDASGKECPRK; the protein is encoded by the exons ATGGACAAGAGTATTGTGGCTGTGGATGAAAGTCATAGGAGAAGTGATTCTCTGGCTTCTGCATCAAAGTCTTTGGGATCACTAGTTCAAATTAACTCAATAGCTATAGATATTAGTTGTGCTATGGAAGAGATTGAGTCACCAGCTCATGAGCATTTCTCAATACG TGGGTTTGTAGCTGGAATGAGGCAAAAAGATAGGAAGATGTGTTCGCTGTTTGCTTCAGAAGGTGATGCTGTGGTGGATAATCTACCTCCATTATCTGTTCCCAGATTCCGATGGTGGCAGTGTACAAACTGTGTCCCAGATATTTCTGCTGAGAGACCCACACCAGAAATGCCACTGAGAGACAGAAGTAATGCTGGTACAAGTTCTTGTCTGAATATTGATGGAGGAAAAGATGGCTTGTTCTCGCATAACATACAAAATACAG GTGATGAGCACAGGTCAAGGGATGCTGGGGATGAGAAAGACAATAGTccaagtaataaaattataatttataatccatgGTGCACTGAGGGACATAAAGCTACCACAT CcatcaaagagaaaaaaaatgtcgGGGATAATGAAGGTGGAAATCCATGTGAGTGTAGTATAGAAGCTAATCGATTCCAGATTAGAGAGAGACATAATGATACTGCAG CTGAGAATCCTTCTGCTACAGTTGATGAGCCAGAAAATGCTTCATCAGGAAGCGATGGTGCTTTTAGTGCATTACCACATAGGCGAAAACCGAAGTTGCGTTCTCTGGCCGATATAATGgaggaagaaaataattcaacaAGTGATCATCCTCGAGTGAGATCTACGTCATCCAGTGGTATGCAGGTCAAATCGACTGAGATGGAAGCTGATTTAGATCCTCAGCTTCAGTTTGATGTTCCTACAGATGTTGCAAAAGGTTCCAAAAGTCCTCAGAGGAAAAGAAAGGCTGCTGCTCTTGAAGAAGACAGAGGACCTTTGGAAATGACTTATGCAATTGGTACAGCTAAAAGATCGAAAGGCCCTATCCCAGAGGCAGAGAAAACATGTAGGAGAGTTGAAATTTCTGATTCAGAATCAGAAAGGGATGTGCCTACACGTTTGGATTTGCGACTTAGTGCAAGGACTCAGCAGATCAAGCCCAGGAAACAAAAAGCTCTTGATATGAGCAGAAAGACGAGGCAGAACAATGTTGACAACAGAACAGTCACAATTAGAGAGGTGCCCAAGATAAATTCTGGTCACTCTGCTACACAGAAACATGCCATTGCTGCCGAGACTGGTTTGGGTAGTACGGTACATGTTCCTTCCACTCTGGGAGGAGAAACGGGACCATATTTCGGGAGCTTCCTATCTGGACAACAAATGGATAGACTCTCCAATCTGTCAAAGAGTAAGAGACCTGAAGTGGAAGCTGATCATAGTCCTTTAATGCCTCCAAGCAAGAACATCTTGGGAGATTGCAATATCCAAGGAAAAGTGGCTCTAGACCTTTCACTCAGCAGCTACATGGGAGCTGAAATAAACTCCAACCACCAAGTATCTTTTAGACAACCTAGGGGCATTCCAGATCTCAATGAGTCATTTACAGAAAAAACATCTATAGCGCAAGGGAAGCAATTGCCAACTCTTCCTGAGAACAGGAGTTTGACTCTGCACAAAAATATG GAAATGTCTGCGTCTTGCAGTAAAGAGATGGCTAGAGAAGGCAAGAGACAATTGGGAGTCTCTGAGCCGCAAGTTGTCCAAAACATGGACAATAACTTAGAACCTGGAGGAGCTCAAGATGATATACCCATGGAAATAGTCGAGCTTTTGGCCAAGAATCAACGTGAAAGGGCCCTTGGAAATCCGAGGAAGCATCTCCTGCCCGAGGAGATTAATAATTCTATTAGAGGGTCTCCTGCTGTCTATGTGGACGGACGCCCTGGCATGACAAATTTTCCTTTCACCAACACAAGAAGTGGTGTAACTGTTGGTAGTGGCAAAACGGGAGTCGGGCAGGGAGTCCTAAATTTCCACCAGGTAAAAAATTGTCAGTTGGATATGGGCCATCTGGACGAGAGCCAATTCAGACTTTTCAGCTCATTTACGTCGAGCCAACAGAGGAAAACACAGTACTCAGCCACAAATTCGATCGTCTCAGGGCCAAGGCCTAGTGAAGGAGCAGATCTGTTATGGCCTCCAAGGCGAAAAAATGTTCCCTTTCATCTGAGCATTAACCAGAACCATTCCATTCAGCCTAATGGCTTGGGCTTGCATCCATTCTCAGACCAACGCTACAAGGGAAAAACCATCACTGATACAAAGGTTGATGGCAAAAAATCTTTACGTGATCAATCTTCAGTCAAAGAGGGGAGAATTGGGTCCAACCCCAAGTCTGTCGGATCTTTAGATGCTTATTCCAATGATACAATTCCAGCAATGCAGTTGCTGTCTTTGATGGACCGGGGAATTGTATCCGGCTCTTCATTCAAAGTGGGCCCAAATGGCTTTCTCGATAAGACCTTCTCTCCCTGCAACCACCACCCACGGCTGAACCGAAATGAAAACCAGAACGACCAGTTCATTGGTGCATCATTCTTTTCACAAAGTAGCCATACTAAAGACTTCCCTGGTTTGCTCAATGGTGTTTGCTTTTCTGGTGAAAGCTTGAAGAAATCTTATTTACAAG GTCAAATGCATCCAGAGCAGGGGAACTCAAAAGCCGTCAACTTGGAGGGCCCCAGTAATCTTGTAACTCGGCCATCAAGGGGTAATCAATCATTGGGTGTTTGCACTCTCAACCGAAACCCTGCTGATTTCAGCATTCCTGACGCAAGAAACGAGTTTACTATAAGTGCAAAAGATTTGAAATCTAGGAGGAGGAATGCTTTGAAAGAAAGATCTCACCTTGTGAACATGGAGAGCCAGAAGAGACAAAGGGCGAGAAAAGATGCCTCGGGCAAAGAGTGTCCAAGAAAATAG
- the LOC105171149 gene encoding protein tesmin/TSO1-like CXC 5, which translates to MEQSEAAAPVVRQLDFSVSYNASTKANALAKGILILPEHPQAQLQSKLLALAQSQHLHARASSSSQPQNKRPPRKVPPQELPHMVGLLKSKPIAPRLAHPVKPVKTESPKSRERCNIEPKDSTPKKQKQCNCKNSRCLKLYCECFAAGSYCDNCNCINCHNKIEHEADRKGSIDAILERNPNAFTPKIANSPHGATDGGVEHKKGCNCKKSGCLKRYCECFQANILCSDKCKCMDCKNFEGSEEKKALSQGHPEHQLMSIQQAANAAINGAIGTPPSRKSRNHQIDFRETCSTSYASCSPLSVHVSKLASSMTLESSKPSYRAPLAGILQLQHVKDFCRLLVEVSAEAAKSLSEEKKMINSGIDVNVTETSVASSHEDGKGDQNEHDSLGLCGNQENGLQILLSESDGSCIRNRRPLSPETLALMCDEEDTVFLSTSTPPTTTQSTLGLNPFYVEQERLVLMRFRSFLNRLITCGCIEETKIGREAD; encoded by the exons ATGGAGCAGAGCGAAGCGGCGGCGCCGGTGGTGAGGCAGTTGGACTTTTCTGTTAGCTATAATGCTTCGACGAAAGCCAATGCATTGGCCaagggtattttgatattGCCTGAGCATCCGCAGGCTCAATTGCAGTCCAAGTTGCTGGCTTTAGCACAATCCCAACACTTGCATGCACGTGCAAGTTCTTCATCGCAGCCGCAAAATAAACGGCCGCCACGGAAAGTGCCGCCTCAAGAACTTCCTCACATGGTGGGGCTACTGAAATCAAAACCAATAGCCCCACGGCTGGCTCACCCCGTGAAGCCAGT GAAGACAGAGTCCCCAAAATCACGAGAGAGGTGTAATATAGAACCGAAGGATAGCACTCCCAAGAAGCAGAAGCAATGCAACTGTAAAAATTCTAGATGCTTGAAGTT GTATTGTGAGTGTTTTGCTGCTGGTAGTTACTGTGATAACTGTAACTGCATCAACTGTCACAACAAAATAGAACATGAGGCTGATAGGAAGGGATCGATTGACGCAATTCTAGAGAGAAATCCCAATGCGTTTACACCAAAGATAGCTAATAGTCCACATGGAGCTACAGATGGTGGG GTAGAGCACAAGAAAGGATGCAATTGCAAGAAATCTGGGTGCCTCAAGAGGTACTGTGAGTGCTTCCAGGCGAATATTCTATGCTCTGACAAATGTAAATGCATGGACTGCAAAAACTTTGAAGGaagtgaagaaaagaaagctcTTTCTCAGGGGCATCCTGAACATCAATTGATGTCCATCCAACAAGCAGCCAATGCAGCCATCAATGGAGCCATTGGGACCCCACCAAGCAGGAAGAGTAGAAATCACCAAATCGATTTCAGG GAAACTTGCTCCACATCCTATGCCTCTTGTTCGCCATTATCTGTTCATGTTTCTAAACTTGCCTCTTCAATGACATTGGAATCTTCCAAACCCTCTTACAG GGCTCCTTTAGCTGGAATTCTCCAGTTACAACATGTGAAGGACTTTTGCAGACTCTTGGTTGAAGTTTCCGCAGAAGCAGCCAAGAGTCTTTCAG aagaaaagaaaatgatcaaCAGTGGCATAGATGTGAATGTGACCGAAACTTCAGTTGCTTCATCACATGAAGATGGTAAAGGCGATCAAAATGAACATGATTCTCTGGGATTATGTGGAAACCAAGAAAATGggcttcaaattttgttgTCTGAATCCGATGGCTCTTGTATTCGAAACAGAAGACCATTGTCCCCAGAAACTCTCGCATTAATGTGCGATGAAGAGGATACAGTATTTTTGTCCACTAGCACCCCACCTACAACCACACAGTCCACCCTCGGCCTCAATCCTTTCTATGTTGAACAAGAAAGGCTTGTACTAATGAGGTTTCGCAGTTTTTTGAACAGACTCATCACGTGTGGCTGCATAGAAG AAACAAAAATAGGACGAGAAGCCGACTAG